One Silene latifolia isolate original U9 population chromosome 4, ASM4854445v1, whole genome shotgun sequence DNA segment encodes these proteins:
- the LOC141653830 gene encoding abscisic acid receptor PYR1-like: protein MEQLPEQQQSTQNDDVPMEDPQLEPELDPETTTTSHHSTTPPGLTPSEFTELIPYVTEFHTYRVKPRHQCSSLLAQKIHAPRAIVWSILRAFDKPQIYKHFIKSCTVSPNFTLAVGSTRDVHVISGLPAATSTERLDMLDDNRCVTGFTIIGGEHRLRNYHSVTTLHSLPGARDGDEWTVVLESYVVDVPEGNTVDDTRLFADTVVKLNLQKLGSVAVGLAREAAANGIASGS from the coding sequence ATGGAGCAACTACcagaacaacaacaatcaacccaAAACGACGACGTTCCCATGGAAGATCCCCAACTCGAACCCGAACTCGATCCCGAAACCACCACAACATCCCACCATTCAACCACCCCACCAGGGCTTACCCCCTCCGAGTTCACCGAGTTAATCCCTTACGTGACCGAGTTCCACACCTACCGAGTCAAACCCCGACACCAATGCTCATCCCTACTCGCCCAAAAAATCCACGCTCCACGCGCTATCGTCTGGTCAATCCTACGCGCTTTCGACAAACCTCAAATTTACAAACACTTCATAAAATCATGCACCGTAAGCCCAAACTTCACACTCGCGGTGGGCTCCACGCGCGACGTACACGTGATCTCGGGTCTCCCTGCCGCGACAAGCACTGAACGTCTCGACATGTTAGACGACAACCGCTGCGTTACGGGGTTCACGATCATTGGCGGGGAGCATAGGTTGAGGAATTACCACTCCGTGACTACCTTACACTCGCTCCCTGGCGCGCGTGATGGTGACGAGTGGACCGTCGTCTTAGAATCTTATGTTGTAGATGTGCCAGAGGGGAATACGGTTGATGACACGCGCTTGTTCGCCGATACTGTTGTGAAGTTGAACCTTCAGAAGTTGGGTTCTGTGGCGGTCGGGTTGGCGCGTGAGGCTGCTGCTAATGGAATTGCGAGTGGGAGTTGA